The following proteins are encoded in a genomic region of Stegostoma tigrinum isolate sSteTig4 chromosome 10, sSteTig4.hap1, whole genome shotgun sequence:
- the LOC125455642 gene encoding B2 bradykinin receptor-like, giving the protein MLESLLGSALMTVHTAPNQSLAMSSNLSTIDSSNDTLPCPEGNFWEWMYTFQPIYIMAVCIIGIAGNSFVLMVLCLQKGRCTVPELYLGNLAGADLLLLAGLPFWAVNIALHYKWPFGEFLCRYVNSVIYMNFYGSIYFLVMVSIDRYFALVKVLYHGRIRTLSCAKVNCFIIWMFSLLMSSPSIIFRRVIHVEELNMSACLLDYPNHYWILKMDIVMMVIGFLIPATIISFCTFQILNVLRNNQMQCFKQASKENKATTLVFAVLLVFVICWLPFQLLQFLRIFQFTNILQGCSLTSAISNGSQIATFLACTNSCINPVLYVLVGKQFRKKARELWVRAKVRKTSGTQSQ; this is encoded by the exons atgctagaGTCTTTACTCG GCAGTGCCCTAATGACTGTCCACACAGCTCCCAACCAGTCCCTGGCAATGTCCTCAAATCTCAGCACCATCGACAGCTCCAATGACACACTCCCTTGCCCTGAAGGCAATTTCTGGGAGTGGATGTACACCTTTCAGCCTATTTACATCATGGCCGTGTGCATCATTGGCATTGCAGGCAACAGCTTTGTCCTGATGGTCTTGTGTTTACAGAAAGGACGTTGCACGGTGCCAGAGCTATACCTGGGGAATCTCGCTGGGGCTGACCTGCTCCTCTTGGCTGGCCTCCCTTTCTGGGCCGTTAACATTGCCCTCCACTACAAATGGCCTTTTGGAGAGTTCCTGTGCCGTTATGTCAACTCAGTGATTTACATGAACTTTTACGGTAGTATCTACTTCCTGGTGATGGTCAGCATCGACCGCTACTTCGCTCTTGTGAAAGTCCTATATCACGGCAGAATACGGACACTCTCATGTGCCAAGGTCAACTGCTTCATCATCTGGATGTTCAGCTTGCTGATGAGTAGCCCCAGCATCATATTCCGAAGAGTGATCCATGTGGAAGAATTGAACATGTCTGCTTGCCTACTCGATTACCCTAATCATTACTGGATACTGAAGATGGACATTGTGATGATGGTCATCGGCTTCCTCATTCCTGCAACCATCATCAGTTTCTGCACCTTTCAGATCCTAAATGTCCTCAGAAACAACCAAATGCAATGCTTCAAGCAAGCGAGCAAGGAAAACAAGGCCACCACCTTGGTGTTCGCTGTCCTTTTGGTCTTTGTCATTTGCTGGCTGCCTTTTCAACTGCTCCAGTTCCTCAGGATCTTTCAGTTTACAAACATCCTGCAGGGCTGCTCCTTAACAAGTGCGATTAGTAACGGCAGCCAGATTGCTACCTTCTTGGCCTGTACCAACAGCTGCATCAACCCTGTGCTCTATGTCCTTGTTGGAAAGCAGTTCAGGAAGAAAGCGCGGGAGCTGTGGGTCCGAGCAAAGGTCAGGAAGACATCTGGAACACAATCGCAGTGA